Below is a window of Deltaproteobacteria bacterium HGW-Deltaproteobacteria-6 DNA.
ATGCCGTGAAATTCCGGGTTATATCCGCTTAACCCGGCGACGGCTTTCCCGTCTTTTTCAGCGATCATAAAGACATCATGGTGAAAGAGATGGGGCGTTTTTGTCACAGCGATTTTCTGCAGGAAAGACAGGCAGTCCTTCTCATCCCTTTTAACGAAATGGTCCCAGAGGCCATAAGGCCTGTGAGAGCGCGAAGCCGTCAGCATGACCCGGGCCAGAAACGGTGCATCATCCGCTTGTGCATTGCGAATCGTTACGTTCATCATTCCTCCTTATGTAAGAATATATTTCCCATCAATCCGGCAGACGCTTTGACCGCCGATTTGCAGCCGGTCACCTGCTTTCTTCAGGATAACAATATTCGGATTTTCGCGGGACATCCCCTGTTCAATTTTCAGTGTTGCTTCACGCCAGTGATCTCTTGAGGCCAGTAGATACCCGAGTGCCGCATTACCGGAGCCGGTTGCCGGGTCTTCCAGATAACCGAACAGGGGAGGGAAGACCCGCGTCCGGACGTCGGAATCTTTAAAGGTTGTATCGAAAGTATGGAGGGTGATGACGTCTATCTCATAATCTGAGCAGAACCGGCGAAGCGTTTCATAATCCGGCCGGCAATCGACGCAATCGGATAGTGTCTTCAATCCCACCAGCAGAGTATTCAGCCCAGCATTGACGGAGGCAATCGGGCATGACAGGTCCAGCGCCCCTTCGTTCAGGTTCAGTGCTTTGACCACGTCTGCCGCCGGGGGCTTAACTTCAAAAAACTGCGGAAGGGGCGCATGGATGAAAACGAGATTCTGATCGGAAATCCGATTCTCCACATCCAGCACACCAGCGGGAGTCTCGATTTTGACCGTTCCGGCATGGTTTGCCTTCTCTCCTCGTTTTAAAAGATCATACATGATGGCCACCGTGGCGTGCCCGCAAAAATTGACTTCCCGCTCCCGGGAAAAATATCTCAGCTCATAGTCCCAGTCTGTTGCCGGTGATGGCCACACATAGCCCACCTCTGAAACCAAATCTCCCAGTTCGCGGGCAATACGCTGCATGTCATTTGCGCTGATGTCACCGGGCGAAGTAAGCAAGACGCATCCGGCGGGATTTCCCGGTGATGCCCCTGTTGTAAACGCATCCAATTTTCTGAATGAACAGGATTTCATTATTATTCTCCTTCTGCTGCGGCGCCGGGTGTTTTACCCGAAGCAACGGACCGGGCTTCAATAAATGCTGCAATCGAGCATTCCACATCGGATGCCGTTGTTGCCCATGAACAGACACTGATGCGGATAACCGGTTCCCCTTTCCAGGTGGACCCGCCGCACCAGCACGTT
It encodes the following:
- a CDS encoding PhzF family phenazine biosynthesis protein: MKSCSFRKLDAFTTGASPGNPAGCVLLTSPGDISANDMQRIARELGDLVSEVGYVWPSPATDWDYELRYFSREREVNFCGHATVAIMYDLLKRGEKANHAGTVKIETPAGVLDVENRISDQNLVFIHAPLPQFFEVKPPAADVVKALNLNEGALDLSCPIASVNAGLNTLLVGLKTLSDCVDCRPDYETLRRFCSDYEIDVITLHTFDTTFKDSDVRTRVFPPLFGYLEDPATGSGNAALGYLLASRDHWREATLKIEQGMSRENPNIVILKKAGDRLQIGGQSVCRIDGKYILT